The following proteins are encoded in a genomic region of Colletotrichum higginsianum IMI 349063 chromosome 9, whole genome shotgun sequence:
- a CDS encoding ATPase: MAAVDCPICNKPVKETLINSHIDSGCLNHIFNPERTSSPPIPSQTNGASSTASSSQAKRPASSFFQTPAAKRHAPPTKVLTTPANNNSTAAATTTTTRPTAGVKRSYDDGPGAAPSPFETAAAAAAVTDTDSDASRRPPPETGPVAKRTKTARAAPLAERMRPTTLDDVCGQDLVGPHGVLRSLIESDRVPSMILWGGSGTGKTTIARCIAQTVGSRFIEMNATSSGVAECKKLFADAANESALTGRKTIIFCDEIHRFSKAQQDVFLKPVEAGTITLIGATTENPSFRVQAALLSRCRTFTLSKLSAEDVARILLRAIDEEARAKNYPGSPLIDAELVTYLAAFSDGDARTALNLLELALSLSTRQGLTKEDLKAALTKTLVYDRAGDQHYDTISAFHKAVRGSDPDAALYYLARMLQSGEDPLFVARRMVVIASEDVGLADNSLLPLATAAYTAAQQIGMPEARIPLAHCAVALSLAPKSTRAYRGLNNAYAALREPGVAALPVPLHLRNAPTRLMREMGYGAEYKYPPNYRGGRVRQEYLPDELVGRRFLEDRDLGTEVDPDLEMETES, from the coding sequence ATGGCAGCCGTCGACTGTCCCATCTGCAATAAGCCCGTCAAGGAGACGCTGATCAACTCCCACATCGACTCGGGCTGCTTGAACCACATCTTCAACCCCGAACGCACATCCTCCCCTCCAATACCCTCCCAGACCAACGGCGCCAGCTCGACCGCGTCTTCATCCCAGGCCAAACGTCCCgcatcctccttcttccagACCCCCGCCGCGAAGCGCCATGCCCCTCCGACCAAAGTCCTCACCACTcccgccaacaacaacagcaccgccgccgccaccaccaccacgacccGTCCGACTGCCGGCGTGAAACGAAgctacgacgacggccctggtgccgccccctcccccttcgaaaccgccgccgccgccgcagctgTGACCGACACGGACAGTGATGCCTCCCGACGGCCACCCCCAGAGACCGGCCCCGTCGCCAAGCGCACAAAGACGGCCCGCGCCGCACCGCTGGCCGAGCGCATGCGTCCCAccaccctcgacgacgtctgCGGCCAAGACCTCGTCGGCCCTCACGGCGTGCTGCGCTCCCTCATCGAGTCGGACCGCGTGCCCTCCATGATCCTCTGGGGCGGCTCCGGCACCGGCAAGACCACCATTGCCCGCTGCATCGCCCAGACCGTCGGCTCGCGCTTCATCGAGATGAACGCCACCTCgtccggcgtcgccgagtGTAAAAAGCTgttcgccgacgccgccaacgagTCCGCCCTGACGGGCCGCAAGACCATCATCTTCTGCGACGAGATCCACCGCTTCTCCAAGGCCCAGCAGGACGTCTTCCTCAagcccgtcgaggccggcaccATCACCCTGATTGGCGCCACCACCGAGAATCCGAGCTTCCGCGTCCAGGCCGCCCTGCTGTCGCGCTGCCGCACCTTCACGCTGTCCAAGCTgtcggccgaggacgtcgcgCGGATCCTGCTGCgcgccatcgacgaggaggcccgCGCCAAGAACTACCCGGGCAGCCcgctcatcgacgccgagctcgtcacCTACCTTGCCGCCTTctccgacggcgacgcccgcACGGCGCTGAACCTGCTCGAGCTCGCCCTGTCGCTCTCGACGAGGCAGGGCCTCACCAAGGAGGACCTCAAGGCGGCCCTGACGAAGACGCTCGTCTACgaccgcgccggcgaccaGCACTACGACACCATCTCGGCCTTCCACAAGGCCGTGCGCGGCTCCGAcccggacgccgcgctgTACTACCTCGCGCGCATGCTGCAGTCGGGCGAGGACCCGCTGTTCGTCGCGCGGCGCATGGTCGTCATCGCCTCGGAggacgtcggcctcgccgacaaCTCGCTGTTGCCGCTCGCCACGGCCGCGTATACGGCCGCGCAGCAGATCGGCATGCCCGAGGCCCGCATCCCGCTGGCCCACTGTGCTGTCGCGCTCAGCCTGGCGCCCAAGAGCACGCGCGCGTATCGCGGGTTGAATAACGCCTACGCGGCCCTCCGTGAGCCCGGCGTCGCGGCGTTGCCCGTGCCACTGCACCTGAGGAACGCGCCGACGCGGCTGATGCGCGAGATGGGGTACGGCGCCGAGTACAAGTACCCGCCCAACTACCGGGGCGGGAGGGTGCGGCAGGAGTACCTCCcggacgagctcgtcgggAGGCGCTTCCTCGAAGACAGGGACCTGGGGACCGAGGTCGATCCAGACCTTGAGATGGAGACGGAGTCGtga
- a CDS encoding Iron-sulfur cluster assembly accessory protein produces MNAPRILSRVAFRRSCTALQCASARRAYGSPSFQSYPLYTNNNTPPPARGDGIIPESPIASPGPLPKVNETRPPKISSQMASSHQSPTPSSPSAAQSSTTTTTSTTANTSTATTQATAAPTTSSASPAAQATKPAARPQRKLRARKAAMKLSPSAVEQLRALLDQPEPKLIKIGVRNRGCSGLAYHLEYVDKPGSFDEEVVQDGVKVLIDSKALFSIIGSEMDWVEDKLSQRFVFKNPNIKEECGCGESFMV; encoded by the exons ATGAATGCCCCAAGGATACTCAGCAGGGTGGCGTTCCGCCGTTCCTGCACAGCTCTGCAGTGCGCTTCCGCTCGCCGCGCCTACGGCAGCCCGTCGTTCCAGTCGTACCCTCTTtacaccaacaacaacacgcCTCCCCCGGCACGgggcgacggcatcatccCCGAGAGCCCGATCGCGTCGCCGGGTCCGCTGCCGAAGGTCAACGAGACGAGACCGCCCAAGATTTCCTCGCAGATGGCGTCCTCCCACCAGTCCCCGACACCGAGCTCTCCGTCTGCCGCGCagtcctcgacgacaacgacgacgtcaaCAACAGCAAACACTTCCACAGCAACGACGcaggccaccgccgccccgacgacgtcatcggcatcgccggcagCACAGGCGAccaagccggcggcgcgacCGCAGCGCAAGCTCCGAGCGCGCAAGGCGGCGATGAagctgtcgccgtcggcggtggagCAGCTGCGCGCGCTGCTGGACCAGCCGGAGCCGAAGCTGATCAAGATCGGCGTGCGGAACCGCGGGTGCTCGGGCCTGGCGTACCACCTCGAGTACGTCGACAAGCCCGGcagcttcgacgaggaggtggtgCAGGACGGCGTCAAGGTGCTGATCGACAGCAAGGCGCTGTTCAGCATCATCGGCAGCGAGATGGACTGGGTCGAGGACAAGCTGAGCCAGCGGTTCGTCTTCAAGAACCCCAACATCA AGGAGGAATGCGGCTGCGGCGAGTCTTTCATGGTATGA
- a CDS encoding EC39 protein: MQFLNAILVFASLAVAAAVPAPIEARQAPSPCYSAQTLTWNTGQIPGDGGWIVRIPPLCRYRDNTKYCDSSATKPHLDPAKNTPGRRIFLITAAPKPNTPNTVTLGFGFDIPSCILSWSWKGLYPIYFSVSICFSVFRIHVLLSNDFKGDLILKACSVVSRLE, encoded by the exons ATGCAGTTCCTTAACGCaatcctcgtcttcgcctcgCTTGCAGTTGCTGCAGCTGTCCCTGCCCCTATTGAAGCCAGACAGGCTCCCAGTCCGTGCTACTCCGCCCAGACGTTGACCTGGAACACAGGCCAGATCCCTGGTGATGGAGGTTGGATTGTACGTATTCCCCCCCTCTGCAGATACCGTGATAACACTAAATACTGTGATTCCAGTGCTACGAAACCCCATCTGGACCCTGCAAAGAATACTCCTGGAAGACGGATCTTCCTTATTACAGC TGCGCCTAAGCCAAACACTCCTAATACCGTGACATTAGGGTTTGGATTTGACATTCCTAGTTGTATCCTCAGTTGGAGTTGGAAAGGTCTATACCCGATTTACTTCAGCGTATCAATCTGCTTCAGCGTATTTCGCATCCATGTTTTGTTGTCCAATGATTTCAAGGGTGATTTGATTCTAAAGGCATGTAGTGTTGTAAGCAGGTTAGAGTGA
- a CDS encoding Peptidase s41 family protein has product MRASVLIAALASATAVSAACAADNCLRNVRGQPVGRAFCATFTTAVVNATTALPAGILPSCGVVRLSSACSCVFPASTAVSTTLTTATTTTIRSTTTIRSTTTTGPTTSGGSVCSETFTSFITETLPASTITIAASVETVTLPPFTLTVSLPIVTATIISTITLLPSILPPIEFPSVSTTGFSTVSSTGFSTGFSTVSSTEPAPEPTPTPSSDSTTTTTSTTTL; this is encoded by the coding sequence ATGCGCGCCTCCGTCCTCATCGCAGCCctggcctcggccaccgCCGTCAGCGCCGCCTGCGCGGCCGACAACTGCCTCAGAAACGTCAGGGGCCAGCCGGTAGGCAGGGCCTTCTGCGCGACCttcaccaccgccgtcgtcaacgcTACCACCGCCCTGCCCGCCGGGATCTTGCCGTCGTGCGGCGTCGTGCGCCTCTCCAGCGCCTGTTCCTGCGTCTTCCCCGCCTCCACCGCGGTTTCAACGacgctgacgacggcgacaacgacgacgatcagatcaacgacgacgatcaggtcaacaacgacgacagggccgacgacgtcggggGGCTCGGTCTGCTCTGAGACTTTCACCTCCTTTATCACGGAGACGCTTCCCGCCAGCACaatcaccatcgccgccagcgtCGAGACCGTGACGCTCCCGCCGTTCACGTTGACCGTCAGCCTCCCCATCGTGACGGCCACCATCATCTCTACCATCACCCTTCTGCCCTCGATCCTGCCTCCCATCGAGTTCCCCTCCGTATCCACCACCGGATTCTCGACGGTGTCCTCGACGGGCTTCTCGACGGGCTTCTCGACGGTGTCCTCGACGGAGCCGGCCCCTGAGCCTACCCCGACGCCCAGTTCCGATTCtaccaccacaaccaccagcACCACTACTCTCTAG
- a CDS encoding Duf1741 domain containing protein, with amino-acid sequence MEASPLTRQPPPEVFQPKIVQLYESLFKDADDDSERSEGFWREFFLLRPDRAALRRILDGLGPADMLALEEHTRELFARAVAAVKNGQGVADLHALDTLSVFLCSALSKKYAHPSSDIINVLAGIDYVDTIFTDFVGALDQIIRGGKSLDLRQKAIEVVLAVTAGAYQTSLLTYFIQRDLFPSVMKFIQDADTTERILGPSTLLGLLANYNKFEFQNPYQMRLNDFVNEATIKKIIRCVGETCQSLTTQYVEVQDDLPEGWTLNGTLHMIGLGVVARGPRPEKKAVYDAETMKHMFTKLPGEEAAVLLATYDFTHANKLFCFNLATLPAEKGEQQPLAAFTSLTSYLLQHAHLSERTTHYSHLNLMVFRLLIEDPVLCKRICSEESKAHVRLCRQRQPFLPLVRGERILAAAVLDTMVDGITHNLRRRLDVGLYTLCVGILLRIVSYLSRSRTRLAYHWADLFRALLNLIKFLTTYVADVKDLPQIDLLLDNVVNLVALSLSAGEGFLPSPAAYDDLFYKVVEAGDGLATFKEGYGLGRRPSNSIDTLISVSTHYKELLAEGGRSGGRKGNLTSVQVTEVIKQGYETLSIQAKEGLDTWDRYREADERTLLKKMARAAVGDVRGMVER; translated from the exons ATGGAGGCGTCACCGCTGACCCGTCAGCCTCCGCCCGAGGTGTTCCAGCCCAAGATCGTCCAGCTCTACGAGTCGCTGTTCAAG gatgccgacgacgattCCGAACGCTCCGAGGGCTTCTGGCGCGAgttcttcctcctccggcCCGACCGCGCGGCCCTGAGGCGgatcctcgacggcctcgggccCGCCGACATGCTTGCGCTCGAGGAGCACACGAGGGAGCTGTTCGCGCGCGCCGTGGCGGCTGTTAAAAACGGGCAGGGTGTCGCCGACCTTCACGCGCTCGAC ACCCTCAGCGTGTTCCTCTGCTCGGCGCTCTCCAAGAAGTATGCGCATCCCAGCTCCGACATCATCAACGTCCTGGCCGGCATTGATTACGTCGACACCATCTTCACCGACTTCGTGGGCGCCTTGGACCAGATCATCCGCGGTGGAAAGAGCC TGGACTTGCGGCAAAAGGCCATCGAGGTCGTGctggccgtgacggcgggCGCTTACCAGACGAGTCTCTTGACGTACTTTATCCAGCGGGATCTCTTCCCCTCGGTGATGAAG TTCATCCAAGACGCCGACACGACGGAGCGCATCCTCGGCCCTTCgaccctcctcggcctcctggcCAACTACAACAAGTTTGAGTTCCAGAACCCCTACCAGATGCGGCTGAACGACTTCGTCAACGAGGCGACAATTAAGAAGATCATACGGTGCGTCGGCGAGACGTGCCAGAGCCTGACTACACAATACGTTGAGGTGCAGGACGACCTGCCCGAAGGGTGGACGCTGAACGGCACGCTGCACATGATTgggctcggcgtcgtggccagggggccgaggccggagaagaaggccgtctACGATGCCGAGACGATGAAGCACATGTTTACGAAGCT ACCCGGCGAGGAGGCAGCTGTGCTGCTGGCGACATACGACTTCACGCACGCCAACAAGCTCTTCTGCTTCAACCTCGCCACCCTCCCGGCCGAAAAGGGCGAACAACAACCCCTGGCGGCCTTCACGTCGCTCACGTCCTACCTGCTCCAACACGCCCACCTCTCGGAGCGCACGACGCACTACTCGCACCTCAACCTCATGGTCTTCCGGCTGCTGATCGAGGACCCCGTACTCTGCAAGCGGATATGCAGCGAGGAGTCCAAGGCGCACGTGCGCCTGTGCCGCCAGCGACAGCCGTTCCTGCCGCTGGTGCGCGGGGAGCGGatcctggcggcggcggtgctggaCACGATGGTGGACGGCATCACGCACAACCTCCGGCGCAGGCTCGACGTCGGGCTGTACACGCTGTGCGTGGGGATCCTGCTGCGCATCGTCTCGTACCTCTCGCGATCGCGCACGCGGCTCGCGTATCACTGGGCGGACCTCTTCCGGGCGCTGCTGAACCTCATCAAGTTCCTGACGACGTACGTCGCGGACGTCAAGGACCTGCCGCAGATCGACCTGCTGCTGGACAACGTCGTCAACCTAGTGGcgctgtcgctgtcggcgggcgaggggttcctgccgtcgccggcggcgtacGACGACCTCTTCTACAAGGTGGtggaggcgggcgacgggCTGGCCACGTTCAAGGAGGGCTACGGTCTCGGGAGGCGGCCGAGCAACTCGATCGACACGCTCATCAGCGTGAGCACGCACTACAAGGAGCTGCTGGCGGAGGGCGGGCGGAGCGGGGGCAGGAAGGGGAACCTGACGAGCGTGCAGGTGACGGAGGTGATCAAGCAGGGGTACGAGACGCTGAGCATCCAGGCCAAGGAGGGCCTCGACACGTGGGACCGGTACCGCGAGGCGGACGAGCGGACGctgctgaagaagatggcgagggcggccgtcGGGGACGTGAGAGGCATGGTGGAGAGGTAG
- a CDS encoding Carboxylesterase, translated as MSTAIDQRPSWQWALGLPLAAAGLLGYLWAGPNNAFTTSQHAGSRYSPAASVTINQGTVLGRLVTDGTFPEPVEGFMGIPYALPPVGQLRFRHAVPVPSGNDTLRAFELGPRCPGKQLVPFTNDEWLGPDWQSEDCLTINVYRPRGHTADEGGRKLPVAVMIPGGAFNRGAARMHNTPSMLAWSEEPWVGVSMQYRVGVAGGLNTALTEKEGLLNLGLKDMYVALEWVQENIAAFGGDPDHVTIMGLSAAAHGIGHLIMDVNQKKKLFHKAIMDSGGHTARVVHPPDSKLNEAHFQEFLELTGCGNRPEHEILPCLRALPSSTIIESGQTVYERSNPSVRWAWQPVLDGDIISRRPIDAWKSNRWNKVPILTGSAHNEGAMYVPRTASTPGDFTDFFRTLLPQLSEADLAELNALYPDPSTDPGSEYVETRPLDVGSQYKRAEAAYGHYAYTCPVRQTAVWGSRHAGDPPVYLYHWALNKTALYGANHGDQMRYQTYNAEVRSISPKQDEIAAAMHAYATSFIVHGDPNRFKARSDGGLPEWLPFGGGRQGEEAGKTMVLGEGNNERAGGSGLGTTARFTAYNWAERECDFWWKLTEKFED; from the exons ATGTCGACAGCAATAGATCAGAGACCAAGCTGGCAATGGGCCCTGGGGTTGCCCTTGGCCGCGGCAGGTCTCTTGGGTTATCTCTGGGCAGGCCCAAATAACGCATTCACCACGAGCCAGCACGCGGGCTCAAGGTACAGCCCGGCGGCTTCAGTCACGATAAACCAGGGCACCGTCCTCGGCAGACTGGTCACCGACGGCACGTTCCCCGAACCAGTTGAGGGCTTCATGGGGATCCCTTACGCCCTCCCTCCAGTAGGGCAACTCAGGTTCCGTCACGCCGTGCCTGTGCCGTCGGGCAACGACACACTACGAGCGTTTGAGCTTGGCCCCAG ATGCCCGGGAAAGCAGCTCGTCCCGTTCACGAACGACGAATGGCTCGGCCCGGACTGGCAGAGCGAGGATTGCCTGACCATCAACGTGTACCGCCCCAGGGGCCACACGGCAGATGAAGGCGGCCGGAAGCTGCCGGTCGCGGTGATGATCCCGGGCGGCGCCTTCAACCGCGGCGCGGCGCGCATGCACAACACGCCGTCGATGCTGGCGTGGTCGGAGGAGCCGTGGGTCGGCGTGTCGATGCAGTACCgggtcggcgtcgccggcgggtTGAACACGGCGCTGACCGAAAAGGAGGGCCTGCTGAACCTCGGGCTCAAGGACATGTACGTCGCACTGGAATGGGTCCAGGAGAATATTGCTGCCTTTGGCGGCGACCCGGACCATGTGACCATCATGGGGTTGTCTGCCGCGGCACACGGG ATTGGGCACCTCATCATGGACGTCaaccagaagaagaagctcttCCACAAGGCCATCATGGACTCCGGGGGCCATACTGCCCGCGTCGTGCACCCGCCCGACTCCAAACTCAACGAGGCGCATTTCCAAGAGTTCCTCGAGCTGACTGGGTGTGGCAACCGCCCCGAGCACGAGATTTTGCCCTGCCTCCGGGCCCTTCCCTCCTCGACCATTATCGAATCCGGCCAGACGGTGTACGAGAGATCGAACCCCTCCGTCCGCTGGGCGTGGCAgcccgtcctcgacggggaCATCATCTCCAGACGCCCCATCGACGCGTGGAAGTCGAACAGGTGGAACAAGGTCCCCATCCTCACCGGCTCGGCCCACAACGAGGGCGCCATGTACGTTCCCAGGACGGCTTCCACGCCCGGCGACTTTACGGATTTCTTCCGCACCCTGCTGCCGCAGCTGTCCGAGGCGGACCTCGCGGAGCTGAACGCCCTCTATCCCGATCCCTCCACGGACCCCGGCTCCGAGTACGTCGAGACGCGGCCCCTCGACGTGGGCTCGCAGTACAAGCGAGCAGAGGCCGCGTACGGCCACTACGCGTACACCTGTCCGGTGCGCCAGACCGCCGTCTGGGGCAGCAGGCACGCCGGCGACCCTCCGGTCTACCTGTACCACTGGGCCCTGAACAAGACGGCCCTCTACGGCGCCAACCACGGCGACCAGATGCGCTACCAGACGTACAACGCCGAGGTGAGGTCCATCTCACCGAAGCAggacgagatcgccgccgccatgcaCGCCTATGCCACCTCGTTCATCGTCCACGGCGACCCGAACAGGTTCAAGGCCAGGtccgacggcggcctgcCCGAGTGGCTGCCGTTCGGCGGGGGCAGgcagggcgaggaggccggcaagACGATGGTCCTGGGCGAGGGCAACAATGAACGCGCCGGCGGTTCCGGCCTGGGGACGACAGCTCGGTTTACGGCCTACAACTGGGCGGAGAGGGAGTGCGACTTTTGGTGGAAGCTAACGGAGAAGTTTGAGGATTAG
- a CDS encoding Alkaline proteinase — MLSGDLLRWLAVLILSNRVFSVPHQDKWQDLTIHKRNHLLARQDPPPDTMAPTPYIILADRDATREQIQNLKNILSTEAVPGSLEEVPSKRTGLVVFFKAAITSAQADAIAKVPGFGSATPDSKLEEDQPPSPAAPPSSSTPSQPSATGPPGSPQTTLPNPADIGLQSDAADDLKIISQPRGSSLKDIPAFGYASEAGKGVTIYAIDTGANIQHPEWTGMTGDKSFIYAPGAVQEETDFASHGSCVASKSAGPAYGTAKDANMVMVKLPDDLSLSAVFAALVEVSNDVYEKGIEGKAVIVMALGHTIPDLQMSTETAYRLLIIAIMAEDIVIVTASGNEATDEFDDLSDYPALFGDTTDIIVVGGVTNDGSRAFFSQGTGDQLTTSAPAFISCASGGSSGSKRAYGTSFGEPLSLSLPFHHSPFPLSVETHTQEEASLADCNAPAAPTVAGVVAVWLSQAEHHARLQVPGEVAAKAKAMVKSFSYPRVTGGPPVIWNGIDPRRRACRGMGNTANRRRQDGDATDCEEETTPTSAAAAAAPTGSSSTTSRPPPPPPPFRPSWSENPQGFRRVFERDGVASDNYDATSNSASERVTGNIEQWCLAKCTGESPPPPRPPLGIDLLLLETPRLTRDFGTNPDRCASVFLYRVLQFRRGAYFNPYYVCNRYNSAWSTDFVKPSSSSIDSGVAFK, encoded by the exons ATGCTCTCTGGCGACCTCCTCAGATGGCTCGCCGTACTCATCCTGAGCAACAGAGTCTTCTCAGTCCCCCACCAAGACAAATGGCAAGACCTCACGATACACAAGAGAAACCACCTCCTCGCCAGACAAGACCCGCCCCCCGACACCATGGCGCCCACCCCGTACATCATCCTCGCGGACCGGGACGCCACTAGGGAACAGATTCAGAACCTTAAAAACATCCTCTCAACGGAAGCCGTCCCGGGGTCTCTGGAGGAGGTCCCCAGCAAACGCACCGGCCTggtcgtcttcttcaaggcGGCCATCACCTCCGCCCAGGCTGACGCCATCGCGAAGGTCCCCGGA TTCGGCAGCGCGACCCCGGATAGCAAGCTCGAGGAAGACCAgcctccctcgccggccgcgccgccgtcgtcgtcgacgcctaGCCAACCATCAGCCACGGGCCCGCCCGGCTCGCCGCAGACGACGCTCCCGAACCCGGCCGACATCGGCCTCCagtccgacgccgccgacgacctcaagATCATCTCTCAGCCCCGCGGCTCGAGCCTCAAAGACATCCCTGCGTTCGGATACGCCTCCGAGGCAGGCAAGGGAGTGACCATCTACGCGATCGACACGGGCGCCAACATTCAGCATCCG GAATGGACTGGCATGACGGGGGACAAAAGCTTTATATACGCCCCTGGCGCTGTGCAGGAAGAGACGGACTTCGCCTCCCACGGCTCCTGCGTGGCGTCTAAGTCGGCGGGTCCGGCGTACGGCACCGCCAAGGACGCCAACATGGTCATGGTCAAGCTGCCCGATGACCTGTCGTTGTCGGCCGTCTTTGCAGCCCTTGTGGAGGTCAGCAACGACGTCTATGAGAAGGGCATTGAGGGCAAGGCCGTAATCGTCATGGCCTTGGGTCATA CCATCCCCGACCTGCAAATGTCCACCGAAACGGCTTATAGACttctcatcatcgccatcatggccgaaGACATCGTTATCGTCACGGCGTCGGGCAACGAGGCA ACAGACGAATTCGATGATTTGTCGGACTACCCGGCCCTCTTCGGCGACACCACGGACATCAtcgttgtcggcggcgtcacgAACGACGGCTCCcgcgccttcttctcccaggGCACCGGCGACCAGCTGACCACCTCAGCTCCGGCCTTCATCTCCTGCGCCTCGGGTGGGTCCAGCGGCTCGAAGAGGGCCTACGGCACTTCCTTTGGTgagcctctctctctctccctcccttttcATCactcccctttccccctctccgtcgagacacacacacaagaaGAAGCCAGCCTTGCTGACTGCAACGCACCAGCCGCCCCAACTgttgccggcgtcgtcgccgtctggcTCTCCCAGGCCGAACACCACGCCCGGCTCCAGGTCCccggcgaggtcgccgccaaggcgaAGGCCATGGTCAAGTCCTTCTCGTACCCGCGCGTCACGGGCGGGCCGCCCGTGATCTGGAACGGCATCGacccgcgccgccgcgcctGCAGGGGGATGGGAAACACTGCCAACAGACGGCGCCAGGACGGCGACGCGACGGACTGCGAAGAAGAGACCACcccgacctcggcggcggcggcggcggccccaaccggctcctcctcgacgacgtcgaggccccctcctcctcccccgccctTCAGACCCTCGTGGAGCGAGAACCCGCAGGGCTTCCGGCGCGTCTTTGAGCGGGACGGCGTCGCGAGCGACAACTATGACGCCACCTCGAACAGCGCGAGCGAGCGCGTCACCGGCAACATCGAGCAGTGGTGCCTGGCCAAGTGCACAGGtgagtcccccccccctccccgtccccccTTAGGGATCGATCTCTTGTTACTAGAGACCCCAAGACTGACCAGGGACTTCGGAACGAACCCAGACCGGTGCGCCTCGGTCTTCCTCTACCGGGTGCTGCAGTTCAGACGAGGGGCGTATTTCAACCCCTATTACGTCTGCAACAG GTACAACTCGGCGTGGTCGACCGACTTCGTGAAACCGAGCTCAAGCAGCATCGACTCCGGAGTCGCCTTCAAGTAA